A part of Bacteroidota bacterium genomic DNA contains:
- the pabB gene encoding aminodeoxychorismate synthase component I, translating to MPLPPHAVLLDAPRAAPEEGESTEAGVSLLFTAPERVLRADNAEAIPGLLAELDAAVSDGHHVAGYLAYEAGAAFWTDRLNAAAPREPLAWFGVYGPPTVLDTPGVDALLADAHGYALTAPRFGLDRDAYVQQVERVRHHIHEGDVYQINFTAPFRYRFAGDPVGLYRALRRQQRVSYAALLHIEAADGQPLDVLSLSPELFFRRDGRRLTARPMKGTIRRGADAGEDAALAMHLAADPKNRAENLMIVDLLRNDLSVVAEPGSVAVPHLFTTEPYETLTQMTSTVQATLRDGVSYAELFQALFPCGSVTGAPKLRAMQLIADLEAVPRGVYCGAVGYIAPPTDSTDAQAVFNVPIRTLVLAGDRDGMGTGTMGSGSGIVWDSDPEAEYDECQLKAQFLRRAWAWPDRPLETTQQRYIAEAGPFSLLETMRAERGRIEHRALHRFRLAEAASFFGVKLDLAEVNALLDETLTQLGMAPHRLRLTVAAGGTPGLAVAPVVSGDMVLRTAARFPVDMDSANPFCWWKTTHRTHYDDALAWAASHAVDEPLLVNERGEVTEGARTSVWIEREGQLFTPPLSSGGLAGVHRQHLLTTVPGAVEAVLTPDDLHTADRVLLGNAVRGLQEVEVVEVAAASLSGR from the coding sequence GTGCCACTTCCCCCTCATGCTGTTCTCCTCGATGCGCCCCGCGCGGCGCCCGAGGAAGGTGAGTCCACCGAGGCTGGGGTCAGCCTGCTCTTCACCGCTCCCGAGCGCGTCCTGCGCGCCGACAACGCCGAGGCGATCCCAGGCCTCCTGGCTGAGCTAGACGCCGCCGTCAGTGATGGTCACCACGTTGCGGGCTACCTCGCCTACGAAGCCGGTGCTGCGTTCTGGACAGACCGGCTGAACGCCGCGGCCCCCCGCGAGCCTCTCGCATGGTTCGGCGTCTACGGTCCGCCCACGGTGCTCGACACGCCCGGCGTAGACGCCCTCCTCGCCGACGCCCACGGCTACGCGCTCACGGCGCCTCGCTTCGGCCTCGACCGAGACGCCTACGTGCAGCAGGTCGAGCGCGTGCGCCACCACATCCACGAGGGCGACGTCTACCAGATCAACTTCACCGCGCCGTTCCGCTATCGCTTTGCGGGCGATCCGGTGGGACTCTACCGGGCGCTTCGACGCCAGCAGCGCGTCAGCTACGCGGCCCTACTCCACATCGAGGCCGCCGACGGGCAGCCCCTTGACGTACTGAGCCTCTCACCGGAACTGTTCTTCCGGCGTGACGGGCGACGCCTCACTGCCCGACCGATGAAGGGTACCATCCGACGCGGAGCCGACGCGGGGGAGGACGCAGCGCTCGCGATGCATCTCGCGGCTGACCCGAAGAACCGCGCGGAGAACCTGATGATCGTCGACCTGCTGCGCAATGACCTATCTGTAGTCGCCGAGCCCGGGAGCGTTGCGGTACCCCATCTGTTCACGACGGAGCCCTACGAGACGCTCACGCAGATGACCTCGACGGTGCAGGCTACGCTGCGCGATGGGGTCTCGTACGCCGAGCTCTTCCAGGCGCTCTTCCCGTGCGGCTCGGTGACGGGGGCGCCGAAGCTCCGCGCGATGCAACTCATCGCCGACCTGGAGGCGGTTCCGCGCGGCGTCTACTGCGGGGCAGTCGGCTACATCGCGCCGCCGACGGACTCGACGGACGCCCAGGCCGTGTTCAACGTGCCGATTCGCACCCTCGTGCTCGCCGGAGACCGTGACGGGATGGGAACTGGCACGATGGGGAGCGGCAGCGGCATCGTGTGGGACTCGGATCCCGAGGCTGAGTACGACGAGTGCCAACTCAAGGCGCAGTTTCTCAGACGGGCGTGGGCCTGGCCAGATCGCCCCTTGGAGACGACGCAGCAGCGCTACATTGCCGAGGCGGGCCCGTTTTCGCTGCTGGAGACGATGCGCGCCGAGCGCGGCCGGATCGAGCACCGGGCCCTTCATCGCTTCCGCCTAGCCGAAGCCGCGTCGTTCTTCGGTGTCAAGCTCGACCTCGCCGAGGTGAATGCGCTGCTCGACGAGACGCTGACTCAGTTGGGGATGGCACCGCATCGGCTGCGTCTAACCGTAGCGGCGGGCGGCACGCCCGGTCTGGCGGTCGCCCCCGTGGTTTCGGGCGACATGGTGCTACGGACAGCGGCCCGTTTCCCGGTTGACATGGATAGCGCGAACCCGTTCTGTTGGTGGAAGACGACCCACCGGACGCACTACGACGACGCCCTCGCCTGGGCAGCGTCGCACGCGGTGGACGAGCCGCTGCTCGTCAACGAGCGGGGAGAGGTGACCGAGGGCGCACGAACCTCGGTCTGGATCGAGCGCGAGGGACAGCTCTTCACGCCACCGCTCTCGTCGGGGGGGCTCGCTGGCGTGCACCGGCAGCACCTCCTCACGACGGTGCCCGGCGCGGTGGAGGCCGTGCTCACCCCAGACGACCTGCACACCGCTGACCGTGTGCTGCTCGGCAACGCGGTGCGCGGCCTACAGGAAGTCGAGGTCGTCGAGGTCGCGGCGGCCAGTCTGAGCGGTCGCTGA
- a CDS encoding DUF937 domain-containing protein produces the protein MTDLLGTLTSTLGGGTTNQLASALGASPQQTQQGIMAALPMMLGQLNRNTNTTEGAQALAGALDRDHDGSVLGLLGGGGLGSVLGGLAGGSAQQESGMDLGSLLGGLMGGGQQQSGGLGGLLGQLAGGGQQQSGGLEGMMKAMAGQAILGHIFGDKLDGVAGAIAGASGLNKQQSGNLLGMIAPILMGALGKAKREQSLDPSGLSGLLGQSSARSREATPDSLLGTLAGALDSDGDGDLKDELLQKAAGAALGKLFGR, from the coding sequence ATGACAGACCTCCTCGGCACCCTGACGAGCACCCTCGGGGGCGGCACCACCAACCAACTCGCGTCGGCGCTCGGGGCATCGCCTCAGCAGACGCAGCAGGGCATCATGGCGGCATTGCCGATGATGCTCGGCCAACTCAACCGCAACACCAACACCACCGAAGGTGCGCAGGCGCTCGCTGGTGCGCTCGATCGCGACCACGACGGCTCGGTGCTTGGCCTTCTTGGCGGCGGCGGACTGGGCAGTGTGCTGGGAGGCCTCGCAGGCGGGAGCGCACAGCAAGAATCCGGGATGGACCTTGGGAGCCTCCTAGGCGGTCTCATGGGTGGTGGTCAGCAGCAGAGCGGAGGGCTCGGCGGTCTGCTCGGGCAACTCGCCGGCGGCGGCCAGCAGCAGAGCGGGGGCCTCGAAGGCATGATGAAAGCCATGGCGGGCCAGGCGATCCTCGGCCACATCTTCGGCGACAAACTCGACGGCGTCGCCGGGGCCATCGCCGGGGCGTCGGGCCTCAACAAGCAGCAGTCGGGCAACCTCCTCGGCATGATCGCGCCGATCCTGATGGGTGCGCTCGGCAAGGCGAAGCGCGAGCAGAGCCTCGACCCCTCAGGTCTCTCGGGCTTGCTCGGCCAGAGCTCGGCCCGCTCTCGCGAGGCCACCCCGGACAGCCTCCTCGGTACTCTCGCAGGCGCGCTCGACAGCGACGGCGACGGCGACCTGAAGGACGAACTCCTGCAGAAAGCCGCCGGCGCGGCCCTCGGCAAACTCTTCGGGCGATAG
- a CDS encoding PPK2 family polyphosphate kinase, with the protein MSIAIDLERYLIRPGEAVNLKARATNDTQGLADSDEVDAQYDDHLDALDELQERLYAEGTRSLLVVFQAMDAGGKDSSIRKVFGPLNPQGVRVWSFKVPSKEEAEHDYLWRIHKRAPRSGHISVFNRSHYESVLVEKVLHLASADRIAKRYAQINDFERLLASEGTTIVKVMLHISKAYQLERFKRRLRKPDKHWKFNPSDLDTRALWDDYMAAFDLALSRCSTAHAPWYVIPAEERWFRNLALTQLVRETLERMDPQYPPPEFDPAAYPPDSLV; encoded by the coding sequence ATGTCCATCGCCATCGACCTCGAACGCTATCTGATCCGGCCTGGCGAGGCCGTCAACCTGAAGGCGCGTGCCACCAACGACACGCAAGGACTGGCCGACTCCGACGAGGTCGACGCGCAGTACGACGACCACCTCGACGCCCTCGACGAGCTGCAGGAGCGGCTCTATGCCGAGGGCACGCGGTCGCTCCTGGTCGTCTTCCAGGCGATGGACGCGGGGGGCAAGGACTCGTCGATCCGCAAGGTCTTCGGTCCGCTCAATCCGCAGGGGGTCCGGGTGTGGAGCTTCAAAGTGCCGTCCAAAGAGGAGGCCGAGCACGACTACCTCTGGCGCATCCACAAGCGCGCTCCGCGTTCCGGCCACATCAGCGTCTTCAATCGGTCCCACTACGAGTCGGTGCTCGTAGAAAAGGTGCTCCACCTCGCGTCTGCTGACCGCATCGCGAAGCGCTACGCCCAGATCAACGACTTTGAGCGGCTGCTTGCCTCCGAGGGGACGACGATCGTGAAGGTCATGCTGCACATTTCGAAGGCGTATCAGCTGGAGCGCTTCAAACGGCGGCTTCGGAAGCCGGACAAGCACTGGAAGTTCAACCCGAGCGACCTCGACACGCGCGCACTCTGGGATGACTACATGGCGGCATTTGATCTGGCGCTCAGCCGCTGTTCTACGGCACATGCCCCGTGGTACGTCATCCCAGCGGAAGAGCGGTGGTTTCGCAATCTCGCGCTGACCCAGCTCGTCCGGGAGACCCTAGAACGGATGGACCCGCAGTACCCACCGCCTGAGTTCGATCCTGCTGCCTACCCGCCCGATTCGCTCGTGTGA
- a CDS encoding NAD-dependent epimerase/dehydratase family protein, translating to MSPNDASRSAEPVPVLTGSPILVVLRAMGTAGVHRATVVGRGAELGTVSEQDIRDAVREGLSMQNPIDQVLQAIAAAGPSVRPTPSAGRARADLPDVLDVPAGRGVPFPRPRVEMDEEALPPVPLFDDRPAEATASPREEAMRIPDPELVVPPRPTPAADRGPSTATRAPADRVAVPPVAPTPVAVTRKSGDDPPRVVVTGGAGYVGAVLVRQLLDEGFRVTVIDRMLYGSDYLELLEEVANRGALKIVEGDVRHIEEVEPHLRGATAVLHLADLDGIDLVQAKPEEALQTNVLATAALVQAASYLRVRRFVYASTTALYKPPRTATQRIDEDAPLHANTLYAKLKRSAETLVLDQAAPHFTPTVLRLGDIFGPSPRPRLDTVLNDVAMQAIRDVRVVLGAESHAIPAVHVEDAARAFLHVLGAPANHVAHQVFNVVGANVTVLALEQLLRDLVPEIRVLFTDAEPGTGEAVGRVSGEKAHKWLGFAPKQRFAQALEDLMAAIGGGYARDLPRSATHNVVAYERREAVTA from the coding sequence ATGTCGCCCAACGACGCTTCTCGGTCTGCCGAACCTGTCCCGGTACTCACCGGCAGCCCTATCCTCGTTGTGTTGCGAGCGATGGGCACGGCTGGCGTACACCGCGCCACGGTCGTCGGTCGTGGTGCAGAACTCGGCACCGTATCGGAGCAAGACATCCGCGATGCGGTCCGAGAGGGGCTCTCGATGCAGAACCCGATCGATCAGGTGCTGCAAGCCATCGCGGCAGCGGGGCCGTCGGTGCGCCCCACGCCATCTGCAGGGCGCGCGCGTGCTGACCTACCAGACGTGCTCGACGTACCTGCAGGGCGCGGTGTGCCATTCCCGAGGCCCCGCGTGGAGATGGACGAAGAAGCCTTGCCGCCTGTGCCTCTGTTCGACGACCGACCCGCCGAGGCAACCGCCTCGCCCCGCGAGGAGGCGATGCGGATTCCCGACCCTGAACTGGTCGTGCCGCCTCGTCCAACGCCGGCCGCCGACCGCGGGCCTAGCACCGCGACGCGCGCGCCCGCCGACCGGGTCGCCGTGCCGCCAGTGGCGCCGACCCCTGTGGCCGTCACCCGCAAGAGCGGCGACGATCCGCCCCGCGTCGTGGTGACCGGGGGAGCAGGCTATGTGGGCGCCGTGCTCGTACGCCAATTGCTCGACGAGGGCTTCCGCGTGACCGTCATCGACCGGATGCTCTACGGCTCGGACTACCTCGAACTGCTCGAAGAGGTCGCCAACCGCGGTGCCCTGAAGATCGTAGAGGGCGACGTCCGGCACATCGAAGAGGTCGAACCGCATCTGCGGGGCGCCACCGCCGTGCTGCACCTCGCCGACCTCGACGGCATCGATCTCGTGCAGGCAAAGCCAGAGGAGGCGCTTCAGACCAATGTGCTGGCTACGGCCGCGCTCGTGCAGGCGGCGTCCTACCTCCGCGTCCGCCGTTTCGTCTATGCGTCCACGACGGCGCTCTATAAGCCGCCGCGGACGGCCACGCAGCGCATCGACGAGGACGCGCCGCTGCACGCGAATACGCTCTACGCCAAGCTCAAGCGCTCCGCCGAGACGCTCGTGCTCGACCAGGCTGCTCCGCACTTCACCCCGACGGTGCTGCGCCTCGGCGACATCTTCGGTCCGTCGCCGCGTCCGCGCCTCGACACGGTTCTCAACGATGTCGCCATGCAGGCCATCCGCGATGTGCGCGTGGTGCTCGGCGCGGAGTCGCACGCGATCCCGGCGGTACATGTCGAGGACGCCGCGCGGGCCTTCCTGCACGTGCTCGGGGCGCCTGCCAACCATGTCGCCCACCAGGTCTTCAACGTCGTCGGTGCCAACGTGACCGTACTGGCGCTGGAGCAGTTGCTGCGGGACCTCGTGCCTGAGATCCGGGTGCTCTTCACCGATGCCGAGCCGGGCACGGGGGAGGCCGTCGGGCGCGTCTCGGGCGAGAAGGCGCACAAGTGGCTCGGGTTTGCGCCCAAGCAGCGGTTCGCGCAGGCGCTCGAAGACCTCATGGCGGCCATCGGCGGCGGCTACGCCCGCGATCTGCCGCGCTCCGCGACGCACAACGTGGTGGCCTACGAGCGCCGAGAAGCGGTGACGGCGTAG
- the purF gene encoding amidophosphoribosyltransferase, whose amino-acid sequence MVSSDDFHHLADAPADDDKPRDHCGIFGIFNHPKAAELTYLGLHALQHRGQESAGIVTSTYDEAKDRAVMPVYKDFGLVLDVFKDPNLFTDQLLGDAAIGHTRYSTSGSATNPANVQPFVVHYQEGNLALAHNGNLSNARTIRKELVERGTLFATSSDSELILHLAAQSRESGPINRVIDALHQCEGAFSLVLLTDDALIAVRDPNGFRPLALGKLDAPGRSAPGWCVASETCAFDLIGAEYVRDIEPGEILVIDREAVERGTMASQPCVDPATGETQTFNGVCLPRPHGVSQCIFEYVYFSRPDSKVFGEMVDKVRRKMGKMLAHDAPVPKHVKGEKKPIVFAVPDSSNTATLGFVSESNKMGRKCKYEIGLIRNHYVGRTFISPGQSSREMKVRRKFNTVEGVLKDRVVVMVDDSIVRGTTAQQLVRMVREAGAREVHFRVASPPVKWPCFYGMDFPSKSELLANKFDDIDEIAAWLGVDSLGYLTAEGMMRAVDAAHDGRGRYCSACFTGTYSVPVEEGVEKDENDW is encoded by the coding sequence ATGGTCTCCTCGGACGACTTCCACCATCTCGCCGACGCGCCCGCCGACGACGACAAGCCGCGCGACCACTGCGGCATCTTCGGCATCTTCAACCACCCGAAGGCGGCTGAACTGACCTACCTCGGCCTGCACGCGCTTCAGCATCGCGGCCAGGAGTCGGCGGGCATCGTGACGAGCACCTACGACGAGGCCAAGGACCGCGCCGTGATGCCGGTCTACAAGGACTTCGGCCTCGTGCTCGACGTGTTCAAGGACCCGAACCTCTTCACCGACCAACTCCTCGGCGACGCTGCCATCGGGCACACGCGCTACTCGACCTCGGGCTCGGCCACCAACCCGGCCAACGTGCAGCCGTTCGTGGTGCACTACCAGGAGGGCAACCTCGCGCTGGCGCACAACGGCAACCTCTCCAACGCCCGCACGATCCGCAAGGAGCTCGTCGAGCGCGGGACGCTCTTCGCCACGTCGTCGGACTCGGAGCTGATCCTGCACCTCGCCGCGCAGAGCCGCGAGTCGGGGCCGATCAACCGCGTCATCGACGCGCTGCATCAGTGCGAGGGCGCCTTCTCGCTCGTGCTGCTCACCGACGACGCCCTTATCGCCGTGCGCGACCCGAACGGCTTCCGCCCGCTCGCCCTCGGCAAGCTCGACGCGCCAGGCCGCAGCGCTCCGGGGTGGTGCGTCGCCTCAGAGACGTGCGCCTTCGACCTGATCGGCGCCGAGTACGTCCGCGACATCGAGCCCGGCGAGATCCTCGTCATCGACCGCGAGGCCGTCGAGCGCGGCACCATGGCGAGCCAGCCCTGCGTGGACCCGGCCACGGGCGAGACGCAGACGTTCAACGGCGTCTGCCTCCCCCGCCCGCACGGCGTGAGCCAGTGCATCTTCGAGTACGTCTACTTCTCGCGCCCCGACTCGAAGGTCTTCGGCGAGATGGTCGACAAGGTGCGGCGCAAGATGGGCAAGATGCTCGCCCACGACGCGCCCGTGCCGAAGCACGTCAAGGGCGAGAAGAAGCCCATCGTCTTCGCCGTCCCGGACTCGTCGAACACGGCCACGCTCGGCTTCGTGAGCGAGTCAAACAAGATGGGGCGCAAGTGCAAGTACGAGATCGGCCTGATCCGCAACCACTACGTCGGGCGGACTTTCATTTCACCTGGACAGAGCTCGCGCGAGATGAAGGTGCGGCGCAAGTTCAACACGGTCGAGGGCGTGCTGAAGGACCGCGTGGTGGTGATGGTCGACGACTCGATTGTGCGCGGGACGACGGCCCAGCAACTCGTCAGGATGGTCCGCGAGGCGGGCGCGCGCGAGGTGCACTTCCGCGTGGCAAGCCCGCCCGTGAAGTGGCCGTGCTTCTACGGCATGGACTTCCCTAGCAAGAGCGAACTGCTCGCCAACAAGTTCGACGACATCGACGAGATCGCGGCTTGGCTCGGCGTGGACTCGCTCGGCTACCTCACCGCCGAGGGCATGATGCGGGCCGTCGATGCCGCCCACGACGGACGCGGGCGGTACTGCTCTGCCTGCTTTACCGGTACCTACTCAGTTCCCGTCGAAGAGGGCGTCGAGAAAGACGAGAACGACTGGTAA
- a CDS encoding single-stranded DNA-binding protein, producing MARGVNKVILIGNLGSDPELRYTGSGTAVCNFSLATSETYKDSNGDMVEKTEWHRVVTWARLAEICGEYLKKGRQVYIEGSLQTRQWEDKDGNTKYTTEIKAREMQMLGSRDGGDMGGGDYNGGGNRRPQASRQSSGGGNRGGGRPQRQPAPAGGDDYSFTPDDDLPF from the coding sequence ATGGCACGCGGAGTAAACAAAGTCATCCTCATCGGCAACCTCGGGTCGGACCCCGAACTACGCTACACCGGCAGCGGCACCGCCGTCTGCAACTTCTCGCTCGCCACGTCCGAGACCTATAAGGACTCGAACGGCGACATGGTCGAGAAGACGGAGTGGCACCGGGTCGTGACGTGGGCGCGCCTCGCGGAGATCTGCGGCGAGTATCTCAAGAAGGGCCGCCAGGTCTACATCGAGGGCTCGCTCCAGACCCGCCAGTGGGAAGACAAGGACGGCAACACCAAGTACACCACCGAGATCAAGGCGCGCGAGATGCAAATGCTCGGCTCCCGCGACGGCGGTGACATGGGCGGCGGCGACTACAACGGGGGCGGCAACCGCCGTCCGCAGGCGTCGCGGCAGTCCAGCGGTGGCGGCAATCGCGGCGGCGGCCGGCCCCAGCGCCAGCCCGCACCCGCCGGGGGCGACGACTACTCGTTCACCCCGGACGACGACCTCCCGTTCTAA
- a CDS encoding S8 family peptidase encodes MLCTFTRLAGVLLLLLLGSEAFAQPADGADPKLEADPKLEAEAPTDSLAAVLLEKPFSGWHLGFDPAADIWGANITAAYALLAERTPRDTVIVAVIDSGVDIAHEDLQSVLWTNPDEVRNGIDDDGNGYADDLHGWNFIGGPDSTHVEFDTYEVTRLYAPLRERFEGTIASDIAPEDSVEFARYLELRAAYETKAAEARQLYAQVKEIQSVVEQSMQVLQKYLGTDDVTPDDRTALADSAMPLPADVQQAVGILVYLEENGISAEEVLEAAEQLQVQVDYGFNLDYDSRSIVGDDYSDSTERIYGNADVYGPAADHGTHVAGIIAADRGNGLGIAGVAAPVRIMVLRTVPDGDERDKDVANAIRYAVDNGARVVNMSFGKGYSPQKEVVDAAVRYAEEQGVLLVHAAGNSAKDLDVTPNFPTRRYLDGTEATHWIEVGASSWEGSERLSADFSNYGQTTVDLFAPGVAINSTMPEGTYEESDGTSMAAPVVAGAAALLLAYFPDLTPQDVRAILMDTATNYADLMVTEPDVTGFGFASQVPFGTLSVSGGLLNVAAAVEAAVAREEAR; translated from the coding sequence ATGCTCTGCACCTTCACCCGACTCGCAGGCGTTTTGCTCCTGCTTCTCCTCGGTAGCGAGGCGTTCGCGCAACCGGCAGATGGTGCTGACCCGAAGCTAGAGGCAGACCCCAAGCTAGAGGCCGAGGCCCCTACAGACAGTCTTGCAGCGGTGCTGCTCGAAAAGCCCTTCTCGGGCTGGCACCTGGGCTTCGACCCAGCCGCTGACATCTGGGGCGCCAACATCACCGCCGCCTACGCACTCCTCGCCGAGCGCACGCCGCGCGACACCGTGATCGTCGCGGTGATCGACTCCGGGGTAGACATCGCGCACGAGGACTTGCAGAGCGTGCTCTGGACGAACCCCGACGAAGTGCGCAACGGGATCGACGACGACGGCAACGGCTACGCGGACGACCTGCACGGGTGGAACTTCATTGGCGGGCCGGACAGCACCCACGTCGAGTTCGACACCTACGAGGTGACGCGGCTCTACGCCCCGCTCCGCGAGCGTTTCGAGGGAACGATAGCGAGCGATATCGCGCCAGAAGACAGCGTCGAGTTTGCCCGCTACCTCGAACTCCGCGCTGCTTATGAAACAAAGGCAGCCGAGGCCCGGCAACTCTACGCCCAGGTGAAGGAGATCCAAAGCGTCGTAGAGCAGTCGATGCAGGTGCTCCAGAAGTACCTCGGCACGGACGACGTGACACCCGACGACCGCACGGCGCTAGCCGACTCCGCGATGCCGCTTCCCGCGGACGTGCAGCAGGCAGTTGGCATCCTGGTCTACCTCGAAGAAAACGGCATCAGCGCGGAGGAAGTCCTCGAGGCCGCCGAGCAGTTGCAGGTGCAGGTCGACTATGGATTCAACCTCGACTACGACTCACGATCCATCGTCGGCGACGACTACAGCGACTCGACGGAGCGCATCTACGGCAACGCCGACGTCTACGGCCCGGCTGCCGATCACGGCACGCACGTCGCGGGCATCATCGCGGCGGACCGGGGCAACGGCCTCGGTATCGCAGGCGTCGCCGCTCCGGTGCGCATCATGGTGCTGCGGACCGTCCCCGACGGCGACGAGCGGGACAAGGACGTCGCCAACGCGATCCGTTACGCCGTCGACAACGGGGCGCGCGTCGTCAACATGAGCTTCGGCAAGGGCTACTCGCCCCAGAAGGAGGTCGTCGATGCCGCCGTGCGCTACGCAGAGGAGCAGGGCGTGCTGCTCGTCCACGCAGCGGGGAACAGCGCGAAAGACCTCGACGTGACGCCCAACTTCCCGACACGCCGCTACCTCGACGGCACCGAGGCAACCCACTGGATCGAGGTTGGCGCCTCGTCGTGGGAAGGGAGCGAACGGCTGTCCGCTGATTTCAGCAACTACGGCCAGACGACCGTCGACCTCTTCGCGCCAGGCGTGGCCATCAACTCCACGATGCCAGAGGGTACCTACGAGGAGAGCGACGGCACGAGCATGGCCGCGCCGGTCGTGGCAGGCGCCGCGGCCTTGCTCCTGGCCTATTTCCCCGACCTCACCCCGCAGGACGTGCGGGCAATCCTGATGGATACGGCCACCAACTATGCCGACCTGATGGTGACAGAGCCCGACGTGACTGGCTTCGGCTTCGCGTCGCAGGTGCCGTTCGGGACGCTCTCCGTGAGCGGCGGCCTGCTCAACGTCGCGGCGGCCGTCGAGGCCGCGGTGGCGCGCGAGGAAGCCCGATAG
- a CDS encoding carbamoyltransferase yields the protein MNILGLSCYYHDSAACLVRDGQIVAAASEERFSRRKHDPEFPAQATAYVLREAGLTPADLDAVAFYDKPFQKFERLLESYLAYAPRGLRSYLQAMPLWIKQKLWIPEIVKDELLKLEHATGNADFEKDDLSFTFVYPEHHESHAASAFFPSPFEAAAFLTVDGVGEWATTSWGTGRGNRIAIEAEVHFPHSLGLLYSAFTYFCGFRVNSGEYKLMGLAPYGEPRFVDTIREHLIDLKDDGSFRLHMDAFEYVSGLRMTGRRFAELFGGPRRAPESPLTQREMDLARSVQAVTEDALLRMARHVHAETGMPNLCLAGGVALNCVANGRILRESPFERVWIQPAAGDAGGALGAALMAWHHWADQPRTVGTTDAMQGSYLGPAFSDADIQTALDAVFDGEAFEGTKPYDHVGLDAIPARTAALLAEGQTVGWFQGRMEFGPRALGHRSILADPRGREVQRRVNVQIKFRESFRPFAPSVLAERSADYFGLKPDDASAESPYMLLVGPVLGAEIEGQGLDRLQHIQSRVPAVTHVDGSARVQTVDPARSPLYHALLQAFEAETGCPVLVNTSFNVRGEPIVCTPEDALRCFLHTDMDTLVLGPVLLTKSMIPGARDAVLSADAIAETYGLD from the coding sequence GTGAACATCCTCGGCCTCTCCTGCTACTACCACGACAGCGCCGCGTGCCTCGTGCGCGACGGGCAGATCGTGGCGGCGGCGTCCGAGGAGCGGTTCAGCCGCCGCAAACACGACCCCGAGTTTCCGGCGCAGGCGACGGCCTACGTGCTCCGCGAAGCCGGCCTCACGCCCGCCGACCTCGACGCGGTCGCGTTCTACGACAAGCCGTTCCAGAAATTCGAGCGGCTGCTGGAGAGCTACCTCGCCTATGCGCCGCGCGGACTGCGCTCCTACCTCCAGGCGATGCCGCTCTGGATCAAGCAAAAGCTCTGGATCCCCGAGATCGTCAAAGACGAACTGCTAAAGCTGGAGCATGCAACAGGCAATGCCGACTTCGAGAAAGACGACCTCAGCTTCACGTTCGTCTACCCCGAGCACCACGAAAGCCACGCAGCCAGCGCGTTCTTCCCGTCGCCGTTCGAGGCGGCGGCGTTTTTGACCGTCGATGGCGTGGGGGAGTGGGCGACGACCTCGTGGGGCACCGGCCGCGGCAACCGCATCGCCATCGAGGCGGAGGTGCACTTTCCGCACTCGCTCGGGCTGCTCTACTCGGCGTTCACCTACTTCTGCGGCTTCCGCGTCAACTCGGGCGAGTACAAGCTGATGGGCCTCGCACCCTACGGCGAGCCACGCTTCGTCGACACGATCCGAGAGCATCTCATCGACCTGAAAGACGATGGCTCGTTTCGGCTCCACATGGACGCGTTCGAGTACGTTTCCGGGCTGCGGATGACGGGGCGGCGGTTTGCCGAACTGTTTGGCGGGCCGAGACGGGCGCCGGAGTCGCCGCTGACGCAGCGGGAGATGGACCTGGCGCGGAGTGTGCAGGCGGTGACCGAGGACGCGCTGCTGCGCATGGCCCGGCACGTCCATGCCGAGACGGGCATGCCGAACCTGTGCCTCGCGGGCGGCGTGGCGCTCAACTGCGTCGCGAACGGCCGCATCCTGCGCGAGTCGCCGTTCGAGCGGGTGTGGATCCAGCCTGCTGCCGGCGATGCGGGCGGCGCACTCGGGGCGGCGCTGATGGCCTGGCACCACTGGGCCGACCAGCCGCGCACAGTCGGCACTACCGACGCGATGCAGGGCAGCTACCTGGGCCCGGCCTTCTCCGACGCCGATATCCAGACGGCCCTCGATGCCGTGTTCGATGGCGAGGCCTTCGAGGGCACGAAGCCCTACGACCACGTCGGGCTCGATGCCATTCCAGCGCGCACTGCCGCGTTGCTCGCCGAAGGGCAGACGGTCGGGTGGTTTCAGGGAAGGATGGAGTTTGGGCCGCGTGCGCTCGGGCACCGCAGCATCCTCGCCGATCCGCGTGGCCGCGAGGTGCAGCGCCGCGTCAACGTCCAGATCAAGTTCCGCGAGTCGTTCCGTCCGTTTGCCCCGAGCGTGCTCGCCGAGCGGTCGGCGGACTACTTCGGGCTCAAGCCCGACGACGCCAGCGCCGAGAGCCCCTACATGCTGCTCGTGGGTCCCGTCCTCGGCGCCGAAATCGAGGGCCAGGGCCTTGACCGGCTGCAGCACATCCAGTCCCGCGTCCCAGCCGTCACCCACGTCGATGGCTCCGCGCGCGTGCAGACCGTCGATCCGGCACGGAGTCCGCTCTACCATGCGCTGCTGCAGGCCTTCGAGGCCGAGACCGGCTGCCCTGTGCTCGTGAACACGAGCTTCAACGTGCGCGGCGAACCCATCGTGTGCACGCCAGAGGACGCGCTGCGTTGCTTTCTGCACACCGACATGGACACCCTCGTCCTCGGGCCGGTTCTCCTCACCAAATCCATGATTCCTGGCGCGCGCGACGCGGTTCTTTCCGCCGATGCGATCGCCGAGACCTACGGACTTGACTGA